AATATTCTGAAAGCAGAATCATCGTTCGTCTGGAGAAAGGGGAGAAATGCTGCCTGATCCATATCGATGATGACGGACCGGGTATCCCCATGGCTGATCGCGAGCGTATTTTTGAACCCTTTGTCAGGCTGGATGCCAGCCGGACCAAAGATACCGGCGGCCATGGCCTCGGTTTGGCCATTGTCAAACAGATTATCACCCTGCACGGCGGAACCGTATCGGTCGAATCTTCGCCGTTAGGAGGCGCCCGTTTTACCCTCAGCTGGTAACGGTGTGTCCCAGCGTCAGTTATCCCCCCCTCTTGCGCCAAATTTTCAAAACCCTCTATAGTAAAAAAGAACCACCTAACCAATAACAACTCCGTCGGCCAACACCGGCATATCATCCTGAGCTGCGGTGCTTACCATGCGTCACCTCTCGACATCTGATTCACCCATCATTAACCGTTTTCATCGGCTGCATGAAGAAAAGGGCTTTATTTCCGAGCAGGACCTGCAGGATCTGGCGCAGCAGACCGATCGGCCACTGGCGGACCTGCATGGCCTGTTGAGTTTTTTTCATTCACTGCGCACCAGGCCCCCCGGCAAAAACCGGCTTGCCATCTGTTACGGCACCCCCTGCTACGCCCGCGGCGCAGAGCAGATTTACCAGCGTCTGGCTGCAGAACTGGAACTTGATGAAGACGGGACCTCCATGGATGGCTTCATCAGTATTGAAAAGGTCCAGTGCGTCGGGGCCTGCAGCCTGGCGCCGGTGATCGTCGTCAACGACCGCTTGGAAGGCAGGGTTAAAGCGCATCAGCTGCCGACGGTGTTGAAGCGCCTGCGGGATGAGACGCCCCAAAAGCAGGAAGACAAATAACTCTGGCACCACGGACGCCCCCGAATGGCGCTAGTTTAAGAGTCGCTGGCAGCAAAACCGGGACTGTCCCCGCACGGGGCTGTCCCAGGTCTTTGCG
This genomic window from Pelobacter seleniigenes DSM 18267 contains:
- a CDS encoding NAD(P)H-dependent oxidoreductase subunit E produces the protein MRHLSTSDSPIINRFHRLHEEKGFISEQDLQDLAQQTDRPLADLHGLLSFFHSLRTRPPGKNRLAICYGTPCYARGAEQIYQRLAAELELDEDGTSMDGFISIEKVQCVGACSLAPVIVVNDRLEGRVKAHQLPTVLKRLRDETPQKQEDK